GGACGCGTACCGCTCGTAATCCGACATGAGATCCGAGAGCGGCCGGTCTTGCTCGCTCAGGGCCGCCAGTACGTGCAGGGCCGCAAGCATGCCGGAGTCGGCCCCCCAGAAGTCCCGGAAGTAGTAGTGCGCGGAGTGCTCTCCACCGAAGATCGCACCCGTCTCGGCCATCAGCGCTTTGATGAACGAGTGCCCAACCCGGGACCGCACCGGGGTGCCGCCATGCTCGACGACGAGTTCGGGGACGGCGCGCGAGGTGATCAGGTTGTGAATGACGGTGCCGCCGATTTCCCGCTCCAGCTCCCGGCGCGCCACCAAAGCGGTTACCGCGGAAGGCGATACGGCGCGTCCGCGTTCGTCGACCACGAAACACCGGTCGGCATCACCGTCGAAGGCAAGTCCGATATCGGCGCCTTCGGCGGAAACGAATGCCTGTAGATCGCGCAGATTCTCGGGATCGAGCGGGTTGGCCTCGTGGTTGGGGAAGTTTCCGTCCAATTCGAAATACAGGGGCGCGAGCGTGATCGACGAAATCTCGCCCAGCACCGCGGGTGTGGTGTGTCCCGCCATGCCGTTTCCGGCATCCACCGCCACCCGGAGCGGCCGCGCCCCGCTCAACTGAACCAGCGACCGCAGGAAATCGCCGTACTCGGCGAGCACATCGCGTTCGGTGACGGTACCCGCGGGGCCGTCGTAGGCCGGCACGCCATTGATCAGCTCATCGCTGATGAACGACAGGCCGGTGTCCTTGCCCACCGGCTTGGCACCGGCACGGCACAGCTTGATCCCGTTGTACGCGGCCGGATTGTGGCTGGCGGTGAACATGGCGCCCGGGCAGTCCAACAATCCGGAAGCGAAGTACAGCTGATCGGTGGATGCGAGTCCGATCTGCACGACGTCGACGCCCTGGGCGGTGGCACCGTCGGTGAACGCCTGCGCCAAACCGGGTGACGAGTCCCGCATATCGCGCCCCACGACGATCCGCAACGGCGCAGAGGGGTCGGCCTGCTCGGACTTGACCAGGCGCGCGAACGAGGAACCCACGTCGAATACGAAGGACTCGTCGATCTGCTCACCCAGTAGGCCACGGACGTCGTACGCCTTGATGACAGCGTGGACAGCGTCGGCGGACCGGGCCATGAGGAAGTCGCTCCTATTGATCTGTGGAGAAAGGGACGTTAGGTGTCGCTGGCCAGCCTAGTGGTCGGCGAGTGTCCAACGTGAACGTCCGGCGAGAGGGTACATAATGTCGTCAGAACGCGTCGAAAGTACCTGATCAGCGCTACTCGGCCGGATCAGGCAGTACCCGCAGGTGTCCCCGGCGCCGCCCAACCGGAGCCGGATGAACCGGGCGTGGCGCGGCATTGGGGGCAGGAGTGCCGACATCAAGCACCGGCTCGCTGAATCCGGCTGCGGCCACTCGGACACCAGTGGGTTCGCGTACCGCATCGGCCAGGGCTACCAGGTCGTCGTCCTCTGGATTCGACGGCATGGGCCCGCTGTAGCGGACCAGCTCCCATCCGCGGGGCGCGGTGATCCGGCTCGCGTGCTGCGCGCACAGATCCCACGAATGCGGCTCGCTGGACGTGGCCAGCGGCCCGACCACGGCCGTCGAATCCGCATAGACGAACGTCAACGTCGCCACGGCGGAACTCGGGCACCCGGGTCGACAGCAGCGACGGGGGGCTCTCACAAACGTTGAGGCTAGCGTGCGCAAACACGTTCCGACCCGCAGACACGCGCTGTGAGCCCACCGAGACCCTCCGGTGATCGGCTCGTTGTGATTCGTCAACCACACGAGTCACACCGTTACCATCTCTCGTATGTCACGTGACGGACGGCGCGGCGGGGCCTCTGGAGGACCCGGCTCGCAGGGCTCTCGCAGGGGACGCGATTTCCGCGGACCTCTGCTGCCACCGACCGTTCCCGGCTGGCGTTCCCGCGCCGAGCGTTTCGACATGGCGGTGCTGGAGGCCTACGAACCGATTGAACGGGCATGGCAGTCACGGCTGGAGGGCTTGGATGTCGCAGTCGACGAGATCCCGCGCATTCAGCCCAAAGATCCGGATTCGGTGCAGTGGCCGCCGGAGGTGATCGCAGACGGGCCGATACCGCTGGCAAGACTGATTCCCGCGGGCGTCGACACCCGGGGTAACACCACCCGAGCGCGGATTGTCCTGTTTCGCAAGCCGATCGAACTACGCGCGAAGAAATCTGGGGATTTGTCGGATCTGCTGCACGACCTGTTGGTCGCACAGGTTGCCACCCACCTGGGGGTGGAGCCATCGGTGATCGACCCGACCATCACCGATGAGGGCGACTAACGGCGCCCTGCCGAGCGCGGAGTCAGATGATGCCCCGCTTCAGGCGGCGGCGCTCACGCTCCGACAGCCCGCCCCAAATACCGAACCGCTCGTCGTTGGCCAGCGCGTACTCAAGGCACTCGTCCTTGACTTCGCAACCCTGGCAGATGCGCTTGGCTTCACGAGTCGACCCACCCTTCTCAGGGAAGAACGCCTCGGGATCGGTCTGTGCGCACAGCGCCTTTTCCTGCCACTGATCGTCAGCGACGGCAGCAAGCGCGTCAAAATCGTTCTGCACCAACGTCAGATGCGGACGTGCGGGCGGTAAGCCCGTCGCACCCGTGCCAACGCCGGAACTCAGCTCGTCGTGTACGCCGAATTCATTGCGCCCGAACAGCATCGTCCCGCCTCCTCACTGTTTCCTCTTGCATCCCAATACAGCTCGTATTGCCCGGTTTCGTGCCCACATCTTCGTTTCCCGGCCATTCCATTCGAACATTTGATCGAATCCCGGTCTGCGCCTGAGACTTACAAACTCAGCCCGAGGAATGACACTGGTGTGATTACACACGTGTTCGCTGCCGGGGTCAAGCGAAGGACGAAAATTCATACCATCTGCGACCGACAAAACCGGCGTGGCGCCCTCGTGGCGTGTCGCATCATTGCCGGCGCACTAGTCTCGGTCAGCGTGAAAGTCACCGTCCTCGTCGGCGGCGTCGGCGGAGCACGCTTCCTGCTCGGCGTCCAGCGCTTGCTCGGATCAGATCCCAGCAAGCATCAGATAAATGCCATCGTGAACATTGGCGACGATGCCTGGATGCACGGTGTCAGGATCTGCCCTGACCTGGACACCTGCATGTACACCCTGGGCGGAGGCGTCGATCCGGAGCGGGGCTGGGGGCATCGCGGCGAGACCTGGAATGCCATGGAGGAGCTGGCGGCCTACGGCGCTCAGCCCGACTGGTTCTCCCTCGGCGACAGGGACCTGGCCACCCACCTGATACGCAGCCAAATGCTGCGGGCCGGCTATCCGCTATCGGCGGTCACCGAAGCGTTATGCAATCGATGGCAGCCCGGAGTCCGGCTGTTACCCGCCAGCGACGACCGCTGCGAGACCCACGTGGTGATCACCGACCCCGCGGACGGAGAGCAGCGTGCCATCCACTTCCAACAGTGGTGGGTGCAACACCGCGCGCAGGTTCCGACCCACAGCTTCGCGTTCGTCGGAGCCGACGAAGCAAAGTCGGGTCCGGGCGTTGCCGAGGCCATCGGCGAGGCCGATGTGGTCTTGCTGGCGCCGTCCAATCCGGTGGTCAGCATCGGGGCCGTACTGGCGGTCGGCGGAGTTCGCGGGGCGCTCCGCACAACGTCCGCTCCGGTCATCGGATACTCGCCGATCGTGTCCGGCAAGCCGCTGCGCGGAATGGCCGACGAATGTTTGCGCGTGATCGGTGTCGAGGTGAGCTCACAAGGTGTGGGAGAACACTTCGGCGCCCGCTCACAGACCGGCATCCTGGACGGCTGGCTGGTGGACGAGGGTGACGCGGCTCACATTGCGGGAGTTCAGGTACGGTCGGTTCCGCTGCTCATGACCGATCCGGACACGACGGCGGAGATGGTACGTGCGGGACTTGACCTGGCCGGAGTTACTCTATGACCTCACCTGCGGATTCCCCTGCACCGGAACATGGTTCGGCGGCACCGGTCGAGATTCTACCCGTGCCGGGGCTCCCTGAATTCCGCCCCGGTGACGACGTGGCCGCGGCCATCGCGACGGCGGCACCCTGGGTGCGCGACGGCGATGTGATCGTGATCACCAGCAAGATCGTTTCCAAGGCGGAGGGCAGGATCGTCGCCGCGCCTACCGATCCCGAGGCCCGAGACAACTTGCGACGCAAGCTGATCGACTCCGAGTCGGTCCGAGTGCTAGCCCGCAAGGGCAAGACACTGATCACCGAGAACTTCATCGGCATCGTGCAGGCCGCCGCCGGAATCGACGCATCCAACGTCGACACCGCTGAACTCGTGCTGCTGCCCGTAGACCCCGATGCCAGCGCGGCCGAAGTCCGCGCCGCACTCTCGCGACGCCTGGGCGTGAACGTTGCGGTGGTGGTAACCGACACCATGGGGCGAGCCTGGCGCAATGGCCAGACCGATGCTGCCATCGGTTCCTCCGGCATCCCCGTCCTGTACGGCTACGCCGGCGCAAAAGATAAGCACGGCAATGAGCTTCAAGTCACCGAGGTGGCCATCGCCGACGAGGTCGCCGCCGCGGCCGACCTGGTCAAGGGCAAGCTCACCGATGTGCCGGTCGCGGTGGTGCGAGGCCTGGCGGTACCCGACGACGGCAGCACCGCTCGTGGTCTCCTCCGTTCGGGGCCGGACGACCTGTTCTGGCTCGGCACCGCCGAAGCCCTAGCACAGGGTCGCCGCGAAGCGGTGCTCGTGCGCCGGTCCATCCGGCAATTCGCCGACACCGCAATCGATCCCGACTTGTTACGGGAAGCCATCGGCGAAGCGCTGACGGCCCCGGCGCCGCATCACACCCATCCGGTTCGATTCGTATGGGTCCGGGATGCGACGACGCGACGCGCGCTCCTGGACGCCATGAAGCAGGCGTGGACCGTCGACCTCACCGGAGACGGACGCACCCCCGAGTCCGTCGAGAAGCGAGTGGCGCGCGGACAGATCCTCTATGACGCACCAGAGATCGTCATCCCGTTCCTCGTGCCTGACGGCGCACACGACTATCCGGACGAACGCAGGAACGCTGCCGAGCGCACCATGTTCACCGTCGCCGTCGGAGCCGCGGTGCAGGCCCTGCTGGTGACGTTGGCCGCACGGGGCGTGGGAAGCTGCTGGATCGGGTCCACCATCTTCGCAGGCGATGTCGTACGCAAGCAGCTGGAGTTGGATGCCTCGTGGGAACCGATGGGTGCCATCGCGATTGGCTATCCCCACGGTTACCCGGAAGAGGGACTGCAACCCCGCACTCCCCTGCCGCCCGGCCAGATGCTGGTCGAGCTGTGACCGGGCTACGCGAGTCTGCCGTCGAGCTGCTGTCCGCGTGGGAGGCGCCCGATGCCGAGCAGGACAGCCTGCGGCACTCCGTGCTGGCGTTCCTCGACGCCAACCCGGACGCCTGCCGTCGGCGCAGCGCTGCCGGCCACATCACCGCCTCGGCTCTCGTGGTCAATCACGACCGATCGCAGGCGCTGCTGACTCTGCATCCACGGGTGGGTAAGTGGTTGCAGCTCGGTGGCCACTGCGAGGAAGAGGACCCCACCATCGCGTCCGCCGCCCTGCGGGAGGCCACCGAGGAGTCGGGGATAGCGAATCTCACGCTGGCCCCGAACCTGCTCAGAATCCACGTACACCCGATCACCTGCTCGCTGGGCGTACCCACGCGCCATCTCGATCTCCAGTTCCTGGCGTGCGCACCGGAGGGCGCCCAGATCGCGGTCAGCGAGGAATCACTCGACCTGCGCTGGTGGCCCATCGACCAGATTCCGGACGAAGATCCATCGGTGGTCGTGCTGGCCGCGAGGGCGAGGGCCCGCCTGCGCTGAAAGTCGGGTAGTGCATTACTCGCGTCCAGCCTCGCCAACCGTCGTATCGTCGCCCCATCAGCGACGATTCGGTGAGGGGCAGACATGGAAATCAAGATTCAGACCCCGTTCGGCAGCACCGCGAGCATCGCCAAGAGCGAACCGGATCCCTCGCCTGGCGAGGACGAGCCCCCGCCTCCGTTCACACTCGGCGACTTGGGATGGCGGATCCGCACCCTCTTGGTGTCATGTGTGGCCGTCGACAGCGCGGTGGTGTTGTGGCTGGCCGCCTGGAACGCCACGTTGACCCAGACCGTGTGGGACTTGGTCGGAACAGCATTGCTCCTCGCCATCGGCATCACCTGCGCGCTGGCGATCGGCGCGATCGTCAAGAACTTACCCAGTTCGGTACTCACCGCGCTTGCCAGCCAGGTCTTCGTGGTGTGCCTGGCCACCTATGTCTGGCTGCTCGACCTGCGCAGCCCGACGAGCCAGGTGTGGGGCATCACCGGAATCGCCTTGGCGTTGGGTGCGATTGCCTTGTGCTGGGTGCTGTACCTGAGCAGGTACGCGGCCGGCGCGCTCACCCGGACCGGAATCGTCGTGGTCGCACTGTTCCCCCTGATCGGTTTGGGGCAGTTCTGGATTCAGAACGAGTACATGCCGCACAGTTCCCTTCCGCTCATCGACGTGCAGGCCGAGCTGACTCCGGTGGGTTCGACCGGCCCCATCATCCACGTCCTCGCGAAGACCACGCTGCACAACCGCGGATCGTTCCGCGTCGATCTGCCGGCAGCGCTCACTCGCGTCGTGGTCTACCCGAAGGACACACTGATCGAGCCTCCCACGCCCGAAAACGTTGCCTCACATCTGAACGCGCTCGGAAGTCAGTTCGGCGACTACCGCGAGACTCCGGCGATGGCCGGAAACGCACGACTGATCTACGCGGGTTCATCCGGGGCGGCGGGCGGAGCCTTCCTGGCCCCCGGATCGACGAGCCAGAGCACCACCATTGTCGATATAGATTCCCGCAGAGACCGATTGGCCATCATGAAGGTCTCCACGATCGCCGTCACCCATCGATCGGTCAAGGAGACACGCACCTGCTACTCCCCGCAGAAGGCCCTCGGACAGGACGTGGTGGGTTTCCTCCTGGAATCGGCCGTCGTCCATGACTTCCTGGGCGGCAAGGCACTGTGCACCGAGACGCAGTTCGCATCCCGGGGCGCTGTCGAGGAATTGGTCTCAGACCACCCCTTGCTGCGGATCTACACGATGGTGCAGGCCCAGGGAGCGACCACACCGGTGTTGATTCCGTTCTTCGGCACCCAAAAGTCGCTGGCAGATCCGCTGTCGGCCACCAAAGAAGCCACCGCCATCGAAAATGGCAATCCCTCAGGCATATTCGGCTCCGCCGCCGAGTACGCGACGTCCGACGCCGACGTGCGGCCGGGCGCCTAGACGTCCGAGGAGTACCTGATGCCGCCGTCGGGAATGGTGATTCCCGGCCATACTCGGGCACCGCGTAACAGCTCACAGCGCGCACCGATATCGGCGCCGTCGCCGATCACCCCGTCACGCACCAGTGCGCGCGGTCCGATCCGCGCACCGAATCCGATGATGGAACGTTCCACCACGGCACCCGCCTCGATGCGCGCTCCATCGAAGATGACCGCGCCGTCCAGCCGTGCCCCCGGTCCGATTTCGGCACCCCGACCCACCACGGTGCCACCGATCACCAGCGCGCCCGGCGCCACCGAGGCACCGTCGTGTACCAGTGCCTCGCCCGGATGCTCGGGGATCGCCGGTGACGGCGCGATACCGCGAACCAGATCGGCCGACCCGCGCACGAAGTCCTCCGGCGTACCCATGTCGCGCCAGTAGCTGGTGTCGACGTATCCGCACACCTTGGCGCCGCTGCTGAGCAGACCCGGGAAGACTTCCCGCTCAACCGAAACCGGGCGACCCGACGGGATCTGTTCGATCAACTCGCGCCGGAAGACGTAACACCCGGCGTTGATCTGATCCGTGGGCGGGTCTTCGGTCTTCTCCAGGAACGCGGTCACACGCCCGTCGGAATCGGTAGGCACACAACCGAATGCGCGCGGATCGCCCACGCGCACCAAGTGCAAGGTCAGGTCGGCCTGAGTCTGTTCATGCTGCGCGAGAAGATCTTTCAGATCCAGACCGGACAGCACATCACCGTTGAAGATCAGTGCGGTGTCGTGGCGCAGGTGGTCCAGCACATTCCGGATGGCCCCGCCGGTACCCAGCGGCTCCTCTTCGTACACATAGGTGATCTGCAGCCCCAGCTTGGATCCGTCGCCGAACTCCGACTCGAAGACCTCGGCCTTGTAGGACGTCCCGAGCACCACGTGATCGATCCCGGCCGCCGCGACCCGCGACAGCACGTGGGTCAGAAACGGGAAGCCCGCGATCGGCAGCATCGGCTTGGGCGCCGACAGCGTGAGCGGACGCAACCGGGTGCCCTGCCCACCCACCAAGATGACGGCATCGGCTTTCACATGGTCAGACATATCACCCTCCTTGCTTGTCCCGGCGCCGATTGGCGCGGATGGCCGCTCGCACCACGATCGCGGATCGCGCCGCCAGCGCGCCCCGAATGCTCCAGCGCAGCGGCGCCTGCCACCAGTGCGGATGCCGGTCCGATTGAAAAATGTAGACGCTGTCGTGGTGCGCGGTGAGGCTGCGCGCCGGATCACGCCCGGCCGCATGGCCTTTCGCATGCACAACTTCCGAGCTGGGGGCGTACACGTTCTGCCAACCGGCACGTGCCAGCCGGTCCCCGAGATCGACGTCTTCCATGTACATGAAGTACCGCGCGTCGAACCCGCCGATGGAATCGAACGCCTTGCGCCGAAGCAACAGGCAAGAGCCCGAGAGCCATCCCACGACGCGTTCGGACGGTTCCATCCGGTCCTGGCGGTAGGCCGCGGTCCACGGGTTGGTGGGCCACACCGTGCCCAGCAGTGCGTGGAGTCCGCCCCCGGTCAGGGTCGGCATCACCCGCGCCGAGGGATACACGGTGCCGTCCGGCTCACGAATCAGCGGACCCAGCGCACCCGCGGCGGGCCAGCGCTGTGCGACCTCCAGCAGCGCATCGATGCTTCCCGGCCCCCACTGCACATCGGGGTTCGCGACCACGATCCATTCGGCGTCGGGGTCGATCTGCGCGACTCCCAAGTTGGCGGCCTTGCCATAGCCGACATTGCCTCCGGTGCGGAGCAGCTCGACATCGGGTTCCTCGGCAGCGGCCTCGGGGGCGCCATCCGTCGAACCGTTGTCGGCAAGGATCACCCGCAGCGGCAGCTCCGTGGCATGCCGCAGCGTCCGCAGGAAACGGTGCAAGTGCTCGCCGGGCGAGTACGTCACCGTCACCACGGCGACCTGCTCGGTCGCCGAAGGGCCGCTTGCGCGATGAGGATCCAGCACGGTGCTAGAGGGTACCTACCCTTGGTGTGTGGCCAACGCCTCAGCCAGCGCCGCATGCCACGGGCGCAGCGGCGGCAAGCCCGCGGCGGCCCATTGGCTGCCATCGAGGGCCGAGTAGGGCGGGCGCGGGGCCGGCCTCGGCATGTCGGCGGAAAGGCAGGGCTGGACTCGCAAACTATCGGCACCGACCAGGTCGAACACGGCCTTGGCCCAATCGAAGCGGTTCACCACGCCGCCCCCGGTGGCATGCAGGATCGGGGCATCGACGTCGGCCGCCGCCAAGTCCAACAGCGCCTCGGCGAGATCTGCGGCGTATGTAGGGGATCCGGTCTGGTCGGTCACCACCCGCACTGGCCCGTCGCCGGCGGCAAGCCTTCGCATGATTCCGACAAAATCGCCACCCACCCCCGTGTACACCCAGGCCGTACGCACCACATGCGCAGACGGCAGCGCCTCGTGCACTGCCTGCTCCCCGGCAAGCTTGGTCCGGCCGTACACCCCCTGCGGGTCCGTGGCGGCATCGGGCCGATACGGCGTAGGCGCGATGTCCCCGAAATCACCGTTGAAGACGTAGTCGGTGGATATATGGATCAGCTTGGCGCCAACATCTCGGCACACCCGCGCGACGTTGGCAGCGCCGGTGGCGTTGACCGCATAGGCCCTGGCTTCGTCTGATTCCGCGGCATCGACGGCGGTGTAGGCCGCGCAGTTGATGACGGTGTCCCCGTTGGCTACCACGCCGCTAGGTGCATCACCGGCGGTAACATCCCAATCAGACGACTTCAGCGCCCTGATGGGGATGCCACGACGGGCCGCGCGAGCAATGAGATGGGTGCCCAGCTGGCCACCCGCTCCGGTGATAACAAGCACACCGAGAGTCTGGCACGCCGACTTCGCTTGCGAAGGATGGGCGCCACCGCGACGTAGCCTTGACAAGGCTTGAGACACGTTGCCCGGCGAATGCCGGCCCGGAGAGGAAATGGACCCACATCGTGACTGACCCTCACGCTCCACGCGCGGGGGCCTCATCGCAGGCGGAGGCGCCGCGCCCGCTGTGGCGTGGCATCGCGATGGTGGCCGCGGTCGCCGTCATGGTGGTCACGGGCGCCGCGTGGGGGAAGATCGGCAACATCGATCCGAACATTGCCCGGTTCGATCTTCCCGGCCTGTTCGGCAATGCCGGGAAGCCCAACGACGGCGCGATCGACATTCTGATGGTGGGTGTCGACAGCCGCAGCGATGCTCACGGCAATCCCCTCTCGCAGGACGAACTCTCGATGCTGCGAGCCGGCGACGAGACGGCCACCAATACCGACACCATCATCCTCATCCGCATCCCCAACAACGGGAAGTCGGCCACCGCGATCTCGATCCCACGCGACTCCTATGTCTCGATCCCGGACGGCACCAAGGGAAAGATCAACGGCGTCTACGGCGAAGCCAAGGAGAACGACCGTCAAAAACGCGTCGAGTCCGGTGAGACGTTGGAGGCCGCCGAGCGCGAGTCGGTGGACGCCGGACGTTCCGCGCTCATCCAGACCGTCGCCAAGCTGACCGGTGTCACCGTGGATCGCTACGCCGAGGTCAGCATGCTCGGATTCGTGCTGATGACCAATGCACTCGGTGGCGTGAACGTCTGCCTCAACGAGGCGGTCTACGAACCGATGTCGGGCGCCGACTTCCCGGCCGGCCCGCAGACACTCGACGGCCCGAACGCGCTCAGCTTCGTGCGCCAGCGCCACGACCTGCCGCGCGGCGACCTCGATCGGGTGGTCCGCCAGCAGGTGGTGATGTCGTCGCTGGCCCATTCGGCGCTCTCCGGGGGAACGCTGACGAATCCCAGCACGTTGGGTGCGCTCCGCGATGCGATCACCCGCACGGTCGTACTCAGCCAGGGCTGGGACGTCATGGACTTCATTCAACAGCTGCAGAAGCTCTCCGGGGGCAACGTGGCATTCGCGACCATCCCCATCCTGCGTGAGGACGGCTGGACCGAGGACGGCACGCAGAGTGTCGTGAAGGTCGATCCCGACCAGGTACGCAGCTGGGTGGGCAGCCTGCTGGATCAGCAGGAGCAGGGCAAGACCGACGAGGCCACCTACTCCAAGGACCAGACGACCGCCGACGTCGTCAACGAGACACAGATCAACGGTCTGGCCGCCGCGGTGTCGGAGCTGTTGGTGGGCAAGGGTTTCACGGCCGGGAAGGTCGGCAACAACGAGGCCGACCACGCGGGCAGCAGTCAGGTCCAAGCCGCGCAGGAGGACGACATGGGCGCCAAGGCGGTGGCCGAGGCCTTGGGGTTGCCCGTGGTGCAGAAGCAGGGTCTGCCCGAACGCACCGTCCGCGTGGTGTTGTCGAACGATTACCACGGTCCGGGGTCCGGCCGCGAGACCACGCCGGCCGCCTCGGAGACCGGTTCCACCATGGAGGAAGACGCGCCCCCGCCACCCCAGTCGCCCATCTTCACCGCGGCCAACGGACCTCGCTGCGTCAACTGATGAACCTGACGTCTCTGCTACTGGGCGACGTGAACAGTCCGGCCCCACGGATCACCTACTACGACGACGCCACCGGCGAACGCATCGAGCTCTCGACCGTGACGCTGGCCAACTGGGCCGCCAAGACCGCGAACATGTTGCGCGACGAGTTCGGCGCGGGTCCGGGTTCGACGGTCGCGGTGCGACTGCCCGCACACTGGCAGACCGCGGGTGTGCTGCTCGGAATCTGGTGGGCCGGAGCGGAAGTGGTGTTCGCTGACGACGGCGCCGACGTGGCCTTCTGCACGCTCGGTGACGAGCCGGACGCCGATGAGGTGTGCGTGCTGTCTCTCGACGCGTTCGGGCGCCCGGTGCCCGACCTACCGCTCGGGTTGACCGATTATTCGACGGCGGTCCGGGTACACGGCGATCGCTTCTCCCCCGGCGGCGCCGGACCCGCGCTGGACGGTCAAGGCGTTGACGAGATCGCCGCCGCCGCACGTGAAAGTGCCGCCGAACAAGGAATCACCGCCGAGGATCGAGTGCTGAGCGCGGGCTCCTGGGGTACCCCGCAGTCGCTGATCGCCAACCTGCTGGCGGTGCTCATCGCCGGGGCATCGCTGGTGCAGGTGGCCAATCCCGATGCCGCCGCGCAAGAACGACGGGTGGCAACCGAGAAGGTCACAAAGCGTCTCCCCTAACGCGAGATGACGTTGGCGCTGGTGTTTAGTCGAAAACACCAGCGCCAATGTCATCTCGACATCACGGTGTTAGGAAGTCAGCAGCGCGCGACTCATGACGACGCGCTGAATCTGGTTGGTGCCCTCGTAGATCTGGGTGATCTTGGCATCGCGCATCATGCGCTCCACCGGGAAGTCCGTGGTGTACCCCGCGCCACCGAACAACTGCACGGCGTCGGTGGTGACCTCCATGGCCACATCGGACGCGAAGCACTTCGAGGCCGACGAGATGAAGCCCAGCCCCTTCTCGCCACGCTCGGCGCGGGCCGCGGCCGTGTAGACCATCAACCGGGCGGCTTCCACCTTCATCGCCATGTCGGCGAGCATGAACTGCACACCCTGGAAGTCACTGATGGACCGGCCAAACTGCTTGCGGTCCTTGGTGTATGCGATGGCCTGGTCCAGCGCACCCTGCGCGATGCCGAGGGCCTGCGCGCCGATGGTCGGACGGGTGTGGTCCAGCGTCTCGAGGGCGGTCTTGAAGCCGGTACCCGGCTGCCCGATGATTCGGTCACCCGGGATGCGGCAGTTCTCGAAGTACAGCTCGGCCGTCGGCGAACCCTTGATGCCGAGCTTGTGCTCCAGCGGACCGACGGTGAATCCCTCGTCGTCCTTGTGCACCATGAACGCGGAGATTCCATGCGCCTTCTTCTCCGGGTCGGTCACTGCCATCACGGTGTACCAGGAGGACTTCCCGCCGTTGGTGATCCAACACTTGGAGCCGTTGATGACCCAGTCATCACCATCGGCCTTGGCGCGGGTGCGCATGCCGGCCGCGTCGCTGCCGGCCTCTCGCTCGGAGAGCGCGTAGGAGGCCATTGCCTCGCCACTGGCAATCGAGGGCAAGACCTGCTTCTTCAGCTCTTCCGAACCGCTGAGGATCAGGCCCATGGTGCCGAGCTTGTTGACGGCGGGGATCAGTGACGACGACGCGCAGACCCGGGCCACCTCTTCGATGACGATGCAGGCGGCCACGCTGTCGGCGCCCTGACCGTCGTACTCCTCCGGGACGTGCACG
The nucleotide sequence above comes from Mycobacteroides saopaulense. Encoded proteins:
- a CDS encoding metallopeptidase family protein, whose protein sequence is MSRDGRRGGASGGPGSQGSRRGRDFRGPLLPPTVPGWRSRAERFDMAVLEAYEPIERAWQSRLEGLDVAVDEIPRIQPKDPDSVQWPPEVIADGPIPLARLIPAGVDTRGNTTRARIVLFRKPIELRAKKSGDLSDLLHDLLVAQVATHLGVEPSVIDPTITDEGD
- the cofD gene encoding 2-phospho-L-lactate transferase, whose amino-acid sequence is MKVTVLVGGVGGARFLLGVQRLLGSDPSKHQINAIVNIGDDAWMHGVRICPDLDTCMYTLGGGVDPERGWGHRGETWNAMEELAAYGAQPDWFSLGDRDLATHLIRSQMLRAGYPLSAVTEALCNRWQPGVRLLPASDDRCETHVVITDPADGEQRAIHFQQWWVQHRAQVPTHSFAFVGADEAKSGPGVAEAIGEADVVLLAPSNPVVSIGAVLAVGGVRGALRTTSAPVIGYSPIVSGKPLRGMADECLRVIGVEVSSQGVGEHFGARSQTGILDGWLVDEGDAAHIAGVQVRSVPLLMTDPDTTAEMVRAGLDLAGVTL
- a CDS encoding NUDIX hydrolase produces the protein MTGLRESAVELLSAWEAPDAEQDSLRHSVLAFLDANPDACRRRSAAGHITASALVVNHDRSQALLTLHPRVGKWLQLGGHCEEEDPTIASAALREATEESGIANLTLAPNLLRIHVHPITCSLGVPTRHLDLQFLACAPEGAQIAVSEESLDLRWWPIDQIPDEDPSVVVLAARARARLR
- a CDS encoding coenzyme F420-0:L-glutamate ligase, translated to MTSPADSPAPEHGSAAPVEILPVPGLPEFRPGDDVAAAIATAAPWVRDGDVIVITSKIVSKAEGRIVAAPTDPEARDNLRRKLIDSESVRVLARKGKTLITENFIGIVQAAAGIDASNVDTAELVLLPVDPDASAAEVRAALSRRLGVNVAVVVTDTMGRAWRNGQTDAAIGSSGIPVLYGYAGAKDKHGNELQVTEVAIADEVAAAADLVKGKLTDVPVAVVRGLAVPDDGSTARGLLRSGPDDLFWLGTAEALAQGRREAVLVRRSIRQFADTAIDPDLLREAIGEALTAPAPHHTHPVRFVWVRDATTRRALLDAMKQAWTVDLTGDGRTPESVEKRVARGQILYDAPEIVIPFLVPDGAHDYPDERRNAAERTMFTVAVGAAVQALLVTLAARGVGSCWIGSTIFAGDVVRKQLELDASWEPMGAIAIGYPHGYPEEGLQPRTPLPPGQMLVEL
- a CDS encoding WhiB family transcriptional regulator, with product MQNDFDALAAVADDQWQEKALCAQTDPEAFFPEKGGSTREAKRICQGCEVKDECLEYALANDERFGIWGGLSERERRRLKRGII
- a CDS encoding phosphomannomutase/phosphoglucomutase; this encodes MARSADAVHAVIKAYDVRGLLGEQIDESFVFDVGSSFARLVKSEQADPSAPLRIVVGRDMRDSSPGLAQAFTDGATAQGVDVVQIGLASTDQLYFASGLLDCPGAMFTASHNPAAYNGIKLCRAGAKPVGKDTGLSFISDELINGVPAYDGPAGTVTERDVLAEYGDFLRSLVQLSGARPLRVAVDAGNGMAGHTTPAVLGEISSITLAPLYFELDGNFPNHEANPLDPENLRDLQAFVSAEGADIGLAFDGDADRCFVVDERGRAVSPSAVTALVARRELEREIGGTVIHNLITSRAVPELVVEHGGTPVRSRVGHSFIKALMAETGAIFGGEHSAHYYFRDFWGADSGMLAALHVLAALSEQDRPLSDLMSDYERYASSGEINFRVSNAKACIDEVLKSFGTQIVSIDHLDGVTVDIGAGTWFNLRTSNTEPLLRLNVEARTDEDVDAVVARVTELVDRSEAAT
- a CDS encoding DUF3499 domain-containing protein, whose protein sequence is MRAPRRCCRPGCPSSAVATLTFVYADSTAVVGPLATSSEPHSWDLCAQHASRITAPRGWELVRYSGPMPSNPEDDDLVALADAVREPTGVRVAAAGFSEPVLDVGTPAPNAAPRPVHPAPVGRRRGHLRVLPDPAE